The proteins below come from a single Miscanthus floridulus cultivar M001 chromosome 1, ASM1932011v1, whole genome shotgun sequence genomic window:
- the LOC136508742 gene encoding NADH dehydrogenase [ubiquinone] 1 beta subcomplex subunit 7-like — MEAAAAAAAGVELGSSKPQIATQAEMAEARVPLAYRDQCAHLLIPLNKCRVAEFYLPWKCEPERHAYEKCEYELVMERMLKMQKIREAQEAKVKGGASIGLIPATAKLA; from the coding sequence atggaggcggcggcggcggcggcggccggcgtggAGCTCGGCTCCTCGAAGCCCCAGATCGCGACGCAGGCGGAGATGGCGGAGGCCCGGGTGCCGCTCGCCTACCGCGACCAGTGCGCGCACCTCCTCATCCCGCTCAACAAGTGCCGCGTCGCTGAGTTCTACCTCCCCTGGAAGTGCGAGCCCGAGCGCCACGCCTACGAGAAGTGCGAGTACGAGCTCGTCATGGAGCGGATGCTCAAGATGCAAAAGATCCGCGAGGCGCAGGAGGCCAAGGTCAAGGGCGGCGCCTCCATTGGCCTCATCCCTGCCACCGCAAAGCTCGCCTGA